A single region of the Saprospiraceae bacterium genome encodes:
- a CDS encoding ATP-binding cassette domain-containing protein: MNILQLENVVKTYDKYVAVDNVSFKVPEGSIFGLLGPNGAGKTSLIRIITTITRADTGTVYLAGEPLNNNHPTQIGYMPEERGLYKKMKVGDHLMYLAQLKGLPKKVAKESIQTWFEKFEITDWWNRKVEELSKGMQQKIQFIATIIHQPKLLILDEPFSGLDPINANMIKDEIYQLKQNGVSIIFSTHRMEQVEEICEEIVLINKGKNILQGNVKGIKNSFKENRFRLDFEGELPVDFEQKAEIIKQRPDHVIIQLRSGEGSNDLLRYFINQGLHITAFNEILPSLNEIFIQQVTAVAH; this comes from the coding sequence ATGAATATACTTCAACTAGAAAATGTCGTTAAAACCTACGACAAGTACGTGGCGGTGGACAATGTTAGTTTTAAGGTACCCGAAGGCAGCATTTTTGGCCTTTTAGGACCTAATGGTGCAGGTAAAACCTCACTCATTCGCATTATCACCACCATTACCAGAGCAGACACAGGGACCGTGTACCTCGCCGGAGAGCCGCTCAACAATAACCATCCCACTCAGATTGGATATATGCCGGAAGAAAGGGGGCTCTACAAAAAGATGAAAGTAGGTGATCACCTGATGTACCTTGCCCAACTCAAAGGCTTGCCAAAAAAGGTAGCCAAAGAAAGTATTCAAACTTGGTTTGAGAAATTCGAAATCACCGATTGGTGGAATCGAAAGGTGGAGGAACTGTCAAAGGGGATGCAGCAAAAAATACAGTTTATTGCGACCATCATTCACCAGCCCAAGTTATTGATACTAGATGAGCCCTTCTCCGGTTTGGACCCCATCAATGCCAATATGATTAAAGACGAAATTTATCAGCTCAAACAAAATGGGGTAAGTATCATCTTTTCGACGCATCGGATGGAGCAAGTAGAAGAGATCTGTGAAGAAATTGTACTCATCAATAAAGGGAAAAACATCCTGCAGGGCAATGTTAAAGGCATCAAGAACAGCTTTAAAGAAAATCGATTTCGATTAGATTTTGAAGGGGAATTACCCGTCGATTTTGAGCAAAAAGCGGAAATTATCAAACAGCGACCTGACCATGTCATTATTCAACTAAGGTCAGGCGAAGGCTCAAATGATTTGTTGCGCTATTTCATCAACCAAGGTCTACACATCACTGCCTTTAATGAAATCTTACCTAGCCTGAATGAAATTTTCATCCAACAAGTAACAGCTGTTGCGCATTAA
- a CDS encoding isoamylase early set domain-containing protein, which produces MIKKQFLKSKPVCKATFSFPVEAAPEATTIAIVGEFNNWNVEKAIPMKIQKKDGIFKAIVELESGKEYQFRYLIDGQTWENDLQADGYAPTPFGVENSVISALN; this is translated from the coding sequence ATGATCAAAAAGCAATTCTTAAAATCCAAGCCCGTTTGTAAAGCAACTTTCTCCTTTCCTGTTGAGGCAGCTCCCGAAGCGACTACAATTGCAATCGTTGGAGAATTCAACAACTGGAATGTTGAAAAAGCTATTCCGATGAAAATCCAAAAGAAAGATGGTATTTTCAAAGCTATCGTTGAATTGGAAAGTGGTAAAGAATACCAATTCCGTTATCTGATCGATGGTCAGACCTGGGAAAACGACCTTCAGGCAGATGGTTACGCACCAACTCCTTTTGGTGTAGAAAACTCTGTCATTAGTGCTTTAAACTAA
- a CDS encoding ABC transporter permease: MNNLWLIIQREYLTRVKRRSFILATLLTPLAIGLFFVIVSLIFQYNSDDAKRIAVIDQGHIFEGKIKDENNLFFKFVDTDLEVLKDNFDEMEYNGILVIPALADLLKKDFKIFYYSDEKLTLDIEPIILSRIRDRVREYKIDQLEIDRQQLEALNTKIELEPRPIKASAEETTKLTGKIAAAIGFFMGIIMYMTVFIYGMMVMRSVMEEKTNRIVEVMISSVKPFQLMLGKIIGVGAVGLTQLAIWAILIPLIVTVAGFFFAPDAPTAMPPSAAAAGANIDPEEAEAMLSLVIQELSQQNWWVILPLFLLYFLGGYFMYSALFAAVGSAMGDDLGEGQALTIPITIPVLLAFYIMMVSVQAPHSSLAVWSSIFPLFSPIVMPARIPFDPPAWQILLSLVLLIATALALVWLSGRIYRVGILMYGKKVTFKELGKWMFRG; encoded by the coding sequence ATGAATAATCTTTGGTTAATCATACAACGAGAATACCTGACTAGGGTAAAAAGGCGCTCTTTTATCTTGGCTACGCTCCTGACCCCTCTTGCAATTGGATTGTTTTTTGTCATTGTTTCCCTCATCTTTCAATACAATAGTGATGACGCCAAACGCATCGCAGTTATTGATCAGGGCCATATTTTTGAGGGAAAAATTAAAGACGAGAACAATCTCTTTTTCAAGTTTGTCGATACAGACCTTGAAGTGCTCAAAGACAACTTTGATGAAATGGAGTACAATGGCATTTTGGTCATTCCAGCTTTAGCTGATTTACTCAAAAAAGATTTTAAGATTTTTTATTATTCGGATGAGAAACTAACCTTGGATATTGAGCCCATTATTCTTTCCAGGATAAGGGATCGGGTGAGGGAATATAAGATCGACCAATTAGAAATTGACCGGCAACAATTGGAGGCACTCAATACTAAAATAGAATTAGAACCGCGCCCGATCAAGGCATCAGCGGAAGAAACCACCAAGTTAACCGGCAAGATTGCAGCAGCTATTGGTTTTTTCATGGGGATTATCATGTACATGACCGTCTTTATTTATGGCATGATGGTGATGCGGTCGGTGATGGAAGAAAAAACTAACCGCATCGTCGAGGTGATGATTTCCTCCGTCAAACCTTTTCAACTGATGCTTGGCAAAATAATCGGTGTGGGTGCTGTTGGCCTGACACAGTTGGCAATTTGGGCCATTCTGATTCCGCTGATTGTTACCGTAGCAGGTTTTTTCTTTGCACCTGACGCACCAACGGCTATGCCCCCTTCGGCAGCCGCTGCTGGCGCCAATATTGACCCTGAGGAAGCCGAGGCTATGCTCAGCCTGGTCATTCAGGAGCTTTCCCAGCAAAATTGGTGGGTTATTTTACCTTTATTCCTATTATACTTTCTAGGTGGATATTTCATGTATTCTGCTCTCTTTGCAGCTGTTGGTTCCGCCATGGGAGACGACCTGGGCGAAGGGCAGGCGCTGACTATTCCCATCACTATTCCGGTATTACTTGCTTTTTATATCATGATGGTGAGTGTGCAAGCACCCCATTCCAGTTTGGCCGTGTGGTCTTCTATTTTCCCGCTCTTCTCCCCGATTGTGATGCCAGCCCGAATTCCTTTTGATCCGCCTGCTTGGCAAATACTCTTGTCTCTAGTCTTACTTATCGCCACTGCTTTGGCCTTGGTTTGGCTCTCTGGACGTATTTACCGCGTTGGTATTTTGATGTATGGCAAAAAGGTAACCTTTAAGGAATTGGGGAAATGGATGTTTAGAGGGTAG
- a CDS encoding tail fiber protein has protein sequence MEPFIGMIVMFGGNFAPRGWAFCDGQLLAISQNTALFSILGTTYGGDGRTSFGLPDLRGRVAMHPGHGPGLTDRRLGEKAGIENVTLTISEIPSHNHILNAAATASLNVVREDGDTTEPAGASLANISPDSVNAYSSATPDATAMAGTVTLSGTTANIGGNMAHNNIQPYQCVNYIIALQGIFPSRN, from the coding sequence ATGGAACCCTTTATTGGTATGATTGTCATGTTTGGCGGCAATTTCGCACCTCGAGGCTGGGCCTTTTGTGATGGCCAGTTATTAGCTATTTCACAAAACACAGCCCTGTTTTCTATTCTTGGTACTACTTATGGCGGGGATGGCCGTACTTCTTTTGGCTTACCTGACCTTCGGGGCAGGGTGGCGATGCATCCAGGTCATGGTCCTGGTTTGACTGACCGACGGCTTGGCGAAAAAGCCGGTATAGAAAACGTGACCTTAACTATTAGTGAAATCCCTTCTCATAACCATATACTTAATGCTGCCGCTACAGCAAGTTTGAACGTGGTTAGAGAGGATGGAGACACCACTGAGCCAGCAGGTGCCAGTTTGGCAAATATTAGCCCAGATAGTGTCAATGCTTATAGTAGCGCGACACCTGATGCTACTGCCATGGCAGGAACGGTTACGCTTAGCGGCACAACTGCAAATATTGGTGGAAACATGGCGCACAACAATATCCAACCCTATCAATGTGTGAATTACATTATTGCTTTACAAGGGATTTTCCCTTCTCGTAACTAA
- a CDS encoding LytTR family DNA-binding domain-containing protein — MKVVLIDDEQPFREGLKTLLDLYCPQLEVLGEANGVQTGLDLIAKQNPQLVFLDVQMQDGTGLDLLRQIGSRTFEVIFTTAFDHFAMEAIKLSALDYLLKPVDPEELLLAVEKAEINLHKKNKAEKLTQMEAVFQNFLHPQAPKKLVLKDAENIYLVEVPDIVRCEAAGSYTRFHFIDGKEILVSNNLREYENLLKPHDFYRPHHSHLFNLHQLDRFEKSQGGFLVMKDGSKVPVSVRRKDQILQLFANYWE; from the coding sequence ATGAAAGTAGTACTCATTGACGATGAACAACCTTTCCGGGAAGGGTTGAAAACTTTGCTGGACCTCTATTGCCCACAACTTGAGGTCCTGGGAGAAGCAAATGGCGTCCAGACGGGCCTGGATTTGATCGCTAAACAAAACCCGCAGCTGGTTTTTCTGGACGTCCAAATGCAGGACGGTACGGGCTTGGATTTGCTCCGGCAAATTGGCAGTCGCACGTTTGAAGTTATTTTTACGACTGCCTTTGACCATTTTGCTATGGAGGCCATCAAGCTCAGTGCATTGGATTATCTGCTTAAGCCAGTGGACCCAGAGGAGCTGCTCCTAGCCGTTGAAAAAGCCGAAATCAATCTCCATAAAAAAAACAAGGCGGAAAAACTAACGCAAATGGAGGCTGTTTTTCAAAACTTCCTGCATCCCCAGGCGCCTAAAAAACTGGTACTCAAAGATGCCGAGAATATCTATTTGGTAGAGGTCCCCGATATCGTTCGCTGTGAGGCAGCAGGGAGTTACACCCGATTTCATTTCATCGATGGCAAAGAAATCTTGGTCTCCAATAACCTCCGTGAATACGAAAATTTACTCAAACCACACGACTTTTACCGCCCTCACCACTCCCACCTCTTTAACCTCCACCAGCTAGACCGCTTTGAAAAATCACAGGGTGGCTTTTTGGTCATGAAAGATGGTAGCAAAGTGCCTGTGTCGGTTCGACGGAAGGACCAAATTCTTCAACTGTTTGCTAATTATTGGGAGTAG
- a CDS encoding histidine kinase, translating into MKPTSLKLLLVLSVTLGTFNAIFAQVVEPLDSLKEVLKGTKDTLRVEVLCKIAKMYFYLSRIDSSEKYTHQAEEYLRQNKIDAPAHLAGIYIQKGNLANQHRQLGESNSFHQQALDIFQSIGNKRGESVALSNIGINYIQMEAYDKALNYLYPSLEISQELNDQDDLYKAYQNIAVVLSCLERNEEAKAIRLKILDYAIKSNNWYGIIYAAGSLASNYKNMGMLDSAFHYEQIAYEKSKEVGNTLLEGRLLRAMSRTAILKQQYAQALQYVEQAFTLADTSNYLDMSFLYNYDAESKFGLARYEEAFASAYKSLAFAQIDAETIPLNNAYFQLYEFYKKRNQPSEALKYHELYKTMQDTVYNQEKLAKVQNLEIEFQTKQKEAEIRHLQQETNIQSLKIRQKNLWLIFLGVGTLLIGSLLYFLYRQRLLRKELALMQSEQRLLRTQMNPHFFFHALSSIQQFIVKEADKREAVLYLSKFSRLMRSVLEGSRNEAVTLGSEIESISHYVELQQLRYGNVFDFNMHVDEALDVEDWAFPSMLLQPAVENAIEHGLIPKKSKGMLHLYFKLEAEKMRVTVEDNGIGRKETVPGHQSYRKSVALEVMYERIQLMNRRQKQKATFDIIDLQDEDGEASGTKVVFILPLKPAI; encoded by the coding sequence ATGAAGCCCACATCCCTGAAATTATTACTTGTGTTGAGTGTAACACTGGGAACTTTTAACGCCATTTTTGCACAGGTAGTTGAGCCACTCGATAGTCTCAAAGAAGTATTAAAAGGTACTAAAGATACCCTGCGGGTGGAAGTGCTTTGTAAAATTGCTAAAATGTACTTTTACCTGAGCCGAATTGATAGTAGTGAAAAATACACCCATCAGGCAGAAGAATACCTACGGCAAAATAAGATTGACGCTCCTGCACATCTCGCGGGTATTTATATTCAAAAAGGAAATCTTGCAAATCAGCATCGGCAATTAGGAGAGAGCAATAGTTTTCACCAACAAGCACTTGACATTTTTCAATCGATTGGTAATAAAAGAGGCGAATCGGTTGCGCTTTCTAACATAGGAATTAACTATATTCAAATGGAGGCTTATGATAAAGCCTTGAATTATCTCTACCCCTCCCTGGAAATCTCTCAGGAATTGAATGACCAGGATGATCTTTATAAAGCCTATCAAAATATTGCAGTCGTACTTTCTTGTTTGGAACGCAACGAAGAAGCCAAAGCCATTCGCTTAAAAATCTTGGATTATGCTATTAAAAGCAATAATTGGTATGGGATAATTTATGCTGCGGGCTCCTTGGCTAGTAATTACAAAAACATGGGCATGCTCGATAGTGCCTTCCATTATGAACAAATAGCTTATGAAAAGAGCAAAGAAGTTGGGAATACGTTGTTGGAGGGCCGTTTGTTAAGGGCCATGAGTCGAACTGCGATATTGAAGCAGCAATATGCCCAGGCCCTGCAATATGTAGAGCAGGCTTTTACGTTGGCAGATACGAGCAACTACTTGGATATGTCCTTTTTATATAATTATGATGCCGAATCCAAATTTGGCCTGGCTCGTTACGAGGAAGCCTTTGCCTCTGCCTACAAGAGCTTGGCTTTCGCGCAAATAGATGCGGAGACCATCCCCCTAAATAATGCTTATTTTCAATTGTATGAATTTTATAAAAAAAGGAACCAGCCCAGCGAAGCCCTGAAATACCATGAGCTGTATAAAACCATGCAGGATACGGTTTATAACCAAGAAAAATTAGCTAAGGTCCAAAACCTTGAGATTGAGTTTCAAACCAAACAAAAGGAAGCTGAAATACGTCACTTACAACAAGAAACCAATATTCAAAGCTTAAAAATTCGCCAAAAAAATCTTTGGCTTATATTTTTAGGCGTGGGAACTTTATTAATTGGTAGTCTTTTGTACTTCCTCTACCGTCAACGTTTATTGCGAAAAGAACTGGCCCTGATGCAGTCCGAACAACGCCTGCTGCGGACCCAGATGAATCCTCATTTTTTCTTTCATGCGCTTTCTTCTATCCAACAATTTATCGTCAAAGAAGCAGATAAAAGAGAGGCAGTCCTTTACCTGTCCAAATTTTCCCGCCTGATGCGTAGTGTGCTCGAAGGCAGCCGCAATGAAGCGGTGACCCTGGGCTCAGAGATTGAATCCATCAGCCATTATGTGGAATTGCAACAGCTCCGTTATGGGAATGTATTTGATTTTAATATGCATGTCGATGAAGCACTGGATGTCGAAGATTGGGCCTTCCCATCGATGCTATTGCAACCAGCTGTCGAAAATGCCATTGAGCATGGCCTTATTCCTAAAAAATCGAAGGGAATGCTTCATTTATATTTTAAATTGGAGGCCGAAAAGATGAGGGTGACCGTCGAAGACAACGGAATCGGTCGAAAGGAAACCGTTCCTGGCCATCAATCGTACCGAAAATCGGTGGCACTTGAAGTCATGTACGAAAGAATTCAATTGATGAACAGGCGGCAGAAACAAAAAGCAACTTTTGATATTATAGACCTACAAGATGAAGATGGCGAAGCATCCGGCACAAAAGTTGTTTTTATTTTACCCTTAAAACCCGCTATATAA